The Fragaria vesca subsp. vesca linkage group LG2, FraVesHawaii_1.0, whole genome shotgun sequence genome includes a window with the following:
- the LOC101291210 gene encoding probable pectinesterase/pectinesterase inhibitor 7-like: protein MDSQPFFVFKLSIVSLHLIPILFASGCLASEAGCATDTVPKEIICKNTRNPSYCNSILPNQTTNLYDHGRFAVRKSLSQSHKLHHLVNKYLKANSNLSKTAILALEDCKLLAELNVDFLAKSLKNLNDTNQTLPSSKAEDVHTWLSAVLTNQQTCLDSVQATSSSSSWRSMQNGLLLSDNTNLYSVSLALFTKGWVPETEEEEVVEKEEEVITWREQLLRNFGDVLVSETVTVSQDGNGNFTTVNEAVAAAPINTEGKNGYFLIYIKAGVYEEYVNIAKNKKYLMMIGDGINRTIITGNRSVVDGWTTFNSATFVVMAPLFVAVNMTFRNTAGASKHQAVAVRNDGDLSAFYHCSFEGYQDTLYTHSQRQFYKQCDVYGTVDFIFGNAAAILQNCNIYPRLPMRGQFNAITAQGRSDPNQNTGIMIHNCNIRASDDLASDKGKTRTYLGRPWREYSRTVYMKCFMDGCIDREGWSKWTGDFALSTLYYAEYKCKGPGSKTRGRVTWRGYHILRKPKEAKNFTVSKFLRGRKWLPQTGVPFTSGLI from the exons ATGGATTCACAACCATTCTTTGTGTTCAAACTATCAATCGTCAGTCTTCATCTTATTCCTATCCTTTTTGCCTCTGGATGTTTAGCTTCAGAAGCAGGTTGTGCAACTGATACAGTACCCAAAGAAATCATTTGCAAGAACACCCGAAACCCTTCATATTGCAACTCCATTCTCCCCAACCAAACCACCAATCTATATGACCACGGCCGTTTTGCGGTCCGGAAATCATTATCCCAATCCCATAAATTGCATCACTTGGTGAACAAGTATCTTAAAGCCAACTCGAATCTCTCCAAAACCGCAATCCTCGCCCTTGAAGATTGCAAGCTTCTTGCGGAACTCAACGTAGATTTTCTTGCAAAATCCCTAAAAAACCTCAACGACACTAACCAAACACTTCCCAGCTCGAAAGCTGAGGACGTCCATACATGGCTCAGTGCCGTCCTCACAAACCAGCAAACATGCTTGGATAGCGTACAGGCAACTTCTTCTTCATCATCTTGGAGGAGTATGCAAAATGGACTTTTGCTCTCCGACAACACGAACCTTTATAGTGTTTCTCTAGCTCTGTTCACAAAGGGATGGGTGCCTGAAACGGAGGAGGAGGAGGTGGTCGAGAAGGAGGAGGAGGTGATCACATGGAGGGAACAGCTGCTTCGGAATTTTGGTGACGTTTTGGTGAGTGAGACTGTCACCGTGAGTCAGGACGGAAATGGGAACTTCACCACCGTAAACGAAGCTGTTGCCGCAGCTCCGATCAACACTGAAGGTAAAAATGGTTACTTCTTGATTTATATCAAGGCAGGAGTTTATGAGGAGTATGTGAACATTGCAAAAAACAAAAAGTATCTGATGATGATCGGTGATGGCATCAACCGGACTATCATAACAGGCAATAGGAGTGTTGTAGATGGCTGGACAACTTTCAATTCAGCAACATTTG TGGTAATGGCACCATTGTTTGTAGCAGTGAACATGACCTTCCGCAACACCGCCGGAGCAAGCAAACACCAAGCCGTCGCCGTTCGAAATGATGGCGATCTATCCGCATTCTACCATTGCAGCTTCGAAGGGTACCAAGACACCTTATACACACATTCACAAAGACAATTCTACAAGCAGTGCGACGTCTACGGAACAGTGGACTTCATATTCGGAAACGCAGCAGCTATTTTACAAAACTGTAACATCTACCCTCGGCTTCCGATGCGCGGCCAGTTCAACGCCATCACTGCTCAGGGTCGATCCGACCCGAATCAAAACACAGGCATTATGATCCACAACTGTAACATCAGAGCGTCCGATGACCTAGCTTCGGACAAGGGAAAAACGAGGACTTATCTAGGGAGGCCATGGAGGGAGTATTCGAGGACGGTGTACATGAAATGCTTCATGGATGGTTGCATAGACAGGGAAGGTTGGAGTAAATGGACGGGAGATTTTGCTCTAAGCACATTGTATTACGCCGAGTATAAATGTAAGGGCCCTGGATCGAAAACTAGGGGAAGAGTTACATGGCGAGGTTACCATATATTGAGAAAACCTAAGGAAGCTAAAAATTTTACAGTGTCCAAGTTCTTGCGTGGAAGGAAGTGGCTGCCTCAAACTGGAGTGCCATTTACCAGTGGATTGATTTAG
- the LOC101313376 gene encoding probable pectinesterase/pectinesterase inhibitor 40-like → MYSLRRRTKLLLSLLPTSAFILIIFFSLNHFTNSPKPTKEFTIHVEKHNQLNQVAHSTCQNTLYKDLCVSTLTSFPNLSSKTVPQIISSTVNKTMYEVIASNSNCTGIKKHNKNKLAAVQQQALDDCLELFDDTVAQLKVTMSELSSKKSPAAKHYNHLRTLLSAAMTNQYTCLEGFDSSTSSTVKAVKAELESRLNTTCKHFSNALVMLKKIRGVVERESTDEFGAMKNGFPTWVGSKARKLLQTSSANQTKYDLLVAKDGSGNFTTITDAVAAAPNSSATRFVIYIKAGAYFENVEVVSKKTNLMFLGDGIGKTVVKASRNVVDGWTTFRSATVAVVGGGFIAKGITFENSAGPSKHQAVALRSGSDLSAFYQCSFVGYQDTLYVHSLRQFYRECDIYGTVDFIFGNAAVVFQNCNLYARKPNDGQKNIFTAQGREDPNQNTGISILNCKVTAASDLIPVKSTFKTYLGRPWKEYSRTVYLRSNIDDTVDPAGWLEWNGTFALSTLYYGEYLNRGNGSGTTARVTWPGYRVINNSTEASQFTVGAFIQGNEWLNSTGIPYFAGLS, encoded by the exons ATGTATAGTCTAAGAAGGAGAACAAAGCTCTTGCTCTCCTTGCTCCCAACTTCAGCCTTTATCCTCATCATATTCTTTTCTCTAAACCACTTCACAAATAGCCCCAAACCCACAAAAGAATTTACCATCCATGTCGAGAAGCACAACCAACTGAACCAAGTAGCTCACTCAACATGCCAAAACACACTCTACAAAGACCTCTGCGTCTCGACCCTGACCTCATTCCCGAATCTGAGCTCGAAAACTGTCCCGCAAATCATATCCTCCACCGTCAACAAGACCATGTACGAGGTCATAGCCTCCAACTCCAACTGCACCGGCATCAAAAAGCACAACAAGAACAAGCTCGCCGCCGTTCAGCAGCAAGCTCTCGACGACTGTCTTGAGCTCTTCGACGACACCGTCGCGCAGCTCAAGGTCACCATGTCGGAACTCAGCTCCAAGAAGTCGCCGGCGGCCAAGCACTACAACCACTTGAGGACGCTGCTCAGCGCCGCAATGACGAACCAGTACACGTGTCTCGAAGGGTTTGATTCCAGCACTAGTAGTACGGTTAAAGCTGTGAAGGCTGAACTGGAGAGCAGATTGAACACTACCTGCAAGCACTTCAGCAATGCGCTTGTGATGCTCAAGAAGATTCGGGGAGTAGTTGAGCGTGAGAGTACTGACGAGTTCGGAGCCATGAAAAACGGGTTCCCTACATGGGTCGGATCCAAAGCTCGGAAGCTGTTGCAGACTAGTTCGGCAAACCAGACCAAGTATGATCTGCTGGTGGCGAAAGACGGTAGCGGAAACTTCACCACCATCACCGACGCGGTGGCTGCGGCTCCAAACTCGAGCGCAACCAG GTTTGTCATATACATAAAAGCAGGTGCGTACTTTGAGAATGTAGAGGTTGTGAGCAAGAAGACGAATTTGATGTTTTTGGGTGATGGAATTGGGAAGACGGTTGTGAAAGCGAGTAGGAATGTTGTCGACGGCTGGACTACTTTCCGATCGGCCACTGTCG CCGTCGTCGGAGGAGGGTTCATCGCCAAAGGCATAACGTTCGAGAACTCAGCCGGACCAAGCAAGCACCAAGCAGTAGCCCTCCGCTCCGGCTCCGACCTCTCCGCCTTCTACCAATGCAGCTTCGTCGGCTACCAAGACACTCTCTACGTCCACTCCCTCCGCCAGTTCTACCGCGAATGCGACATCTACGGCACCGTCGACTTCATCTTCGGCAACGCCGCCGTCGTCTTCCAAAACTGCAACCTCTACGCCCGGAAACCCAACGACGGCCAGAAGAACATCTTCACCGCCCAGGGCCGCGAGGACCCCAACCAGAACACCGGAATCTCCATCCTTAACTGCAAGGTCACCGCCGCGTCGGACCTCATTCCGGTCAAGTCAACGTTCAAGACATATCTCGGCCGTCCGTGGAAGGAGTACTCCCGGACGGTTTACCTGAGGTCGAATATCGACGACACTGTGGACCCCGCCGGGTGGCTGGAGTGGAATGGGACGTTTGCATTGAGCACGTTGTATTATGGGGAATATTTGAACCGGGGAAATGGGTCGGGTACGACCGCCAGAGTGACGTGGCCGGGTTATCGGGTTATTAATAACTCCACTGAGGCCAGTCAGTTCACGGTTGGGGCGTTTATACAAGGAAATGAGTGGCTCAATTCTACCGGAATCCCGTACTTTGCCGGTTTATCTTAA
- the LOC101313667 gene encoding endoglucanase 17-like, with protein MASFGCSSTLGLLLSCIFTTLLLCNATHYHNPVQRHRHHPRVASHNYKDALTKSILFFEGQRSGKLPPNQRLNWRRDSGLSDGSAAHVDLVGGYYDAGDNVKFGFPMAFTTTMLSWSVIEFGGLMKGELQNAKEAVRWATDYLLKATAHPGTIYVQVGNAVSDHACWERPEDMDTPRSVYKIDANTPGSEVAGETAAALAAASLVFRRSDPVYSKLLVRRAMRVFEFADKHRGAYSNGLRKFVCPFYCDYSGYQDELLWGAAWLHKATKNPSYLGYIQSNGQILGAAQFDNTFGWDNKHVGARILLSKAFLVQKLPALHEYKGHSDNFICSILPGSSSTQYTPGGLLFKMNDSNMQYVTSTSFMILAYAKYLTSSRQVVNCGGTTVTPKKLKAMAKRQVDYLLGDNPQKMSYMVGYGPRYPQRIHHRGSSLPCIASHPAKIQCSSGFSVMKSQSPNPNILLGAVIGGPDQNDRFPDDRSDYEQSEPATYINAPLVGALAYLAHSFGQL; from the exons ATGGCTTCCTTTGGTTGCTCTTCCACACTTGGCCTCCTACTCTCTTGCATTTTCACCACTCTGCTTCTCTGCAATGCCACCCATTACCACAACCCTGTCCAGCGCCACCGCCACCACCCCCGAGTCGCCAGCCACAATTACAAAGATGCCCTCACCAAGTCCATCCTCTTCTTTGAGGGGCAGAGGTCTGGGAAGCTCCCTCCTAACCAGAGGCTTAACTGGAGGAGAGACTCTGGTCTCTCTGATGGCTCAGCCGCGCAT GTTGATTTGGTTGGAGGGTACTATGATGCAGGGGACAATGTCAAGTTCGGGTTCCCCATGGCTTTCACCACCACCATGCTTTCATGGAGTGTGATTGAGTTTGGTGGGTTGATGAAGGGTGAGTTGCAGAATGCCAAAGAAGCCGTTCGTTGGGCCACCGATTACCTTCTCAAAGCAACAGCTCACCCAGGCACCATTTATGTCCAG GTTGGAAATGCTGTCAGTGACCATGCTTGTTGGGAGAGACCAGAGGACATGGACACCCCAAGAAGTGTTTACAAGATTGACGCAAATACCCCTGGGTCTGAAGTAGCAGGTGAAACTGCTGCTGCTCTTGCAGCTGCTTCATTGGTCTTCAGGAGAAGTGACCCCGTTTATTCTAAGCTTTTGGTCAGGAGGGCTATGAGG GTGTTTGAGTTTGCTGATAAGCACAGGGGAGCCTACAGCAATGGATTGAGGAAATTTGTGTGTCCGTTCTATTGTGACTACTCTGGATATCAG GATGAATTATTATGGGGAGCTGCTTGGCTGCACAAGGCCACCAAGAACCCATCCTACCTGGGCTACATTCAATCTAATGGCCAGATTCTCGGCGCCGCACAGTTCGATAACACATTCGGATGGGATAACAAGCATGTTGGAGCAAGAATTCTTCTCTCCAAG GCATTTCTAGTCCAGAAGCTACCAGCCCTCCATGAATACAAAGGGCACTCTGATAATTTCATCTGCTCCATCCTACCAGGCTCTTCATCAACCCAATACACCCCAG GTGGTCTTTTGTTCAAAATGAACGATAGCAACATGCAATATGTGACCTCTACTTCCTTCATGATCTTGGCCTATGCCAAGTACTTAACCTCTTCCCGTCAGGTGGTTAACTGCGGTGGCACCACCGTCACCCCAAAGAAACTCAAAGCCATGGCCAAAAGACAG GTGGACTATCTACTAGGGGACAACCCCCAGAAGATGTCCTACATGGTAGGGTATGGCCCAAGGTACCCACAGAGGATCCACCACAGGGGATCATCACTACCCTGCATTGCCTCACACCCGGCCAAGATCCAGTGCTCCTCAGGCTTCAGTGTGATGAAGTCCCAGTCTCCAAATCCTAACATCTTATTGGGTGCTGTGATCGGTGGGCCGGACCAGAATGACAGGTTCCCCGATGACCGGTCGGATTACGAGCAGTCGGAGCCGGCCACATACATTAACGCTCCCCTTGTAGGAGCACTAGCTTATCTTGCTCACTCATTTGGCCAACTCTAA
- the LOC101313949 gene encoding sucrose synthase 2-like — protein MANRPKLTRIPSMRDRVEDTLSAHRNEIVALLSRYVAQGKGILQPHDLLDELEKLITDDEARLALSEGPFGEVLKSAQEAIIHPPFVALAVRPRPGVWEFVRVNVNELSVEQLSVSEYLSFKEELVDGRSNDRYVLELDFEPFNANFPRPTRSSSIGNGVQFLNRHLSSIMFRNKESLEPLVDFLRAHTYKGHALMLNDRIQSIPKLQSALVKAEDKLSKLPTETPYSEFEYVLQGLGFERGWGDTAEHVLEMMHLLLDTLQAPDPSTLETFLGRVPMVFNVVILSPHGYFGQANVLGLPDTGGQVVYILDQVRALENEMIRRIKRQGLNFTPRILIVTRLIPDAKGTTCNQRLERVTGTEHSHILRVPFRSENGILRKWISRFDVWPYLETFAEDVAGEITAELQGHPDFIIGNYSDGNLVASLLAYKMGVTQCTIAHALEKTKYPDSDIYWKKYDEKYHFSCQFTADLIAMNNADFIITSTYQEIAGTKNTVGQYESHSSFTLPGLYRVVHGINVFDPKFNIVSPGADMSIYFPYFDKEKRLTSLHGSIEKLLFDPEQNDEHIGLLNDPSKPILFSMARLDHVKNLTGLVESYAKNAKLRELVNLVLVAGYNDVKKSNDREEIVEIEKLHALIKEYNLNGQFRWLSSQTNRARNGELYRYVADNGGAFVQPALYEAFGLTVVEAMTCGLPTFATIHGGPAEIIEHGISGFHIDPYHSEQMAALMADFFQRSKDDPSHWKRISDGGLKRIYERYTWNIYSERLMTLTGVYGFWKYVSKLERLETRRYLEMFYILQFRDLVKTVPRAVDDPH, from the exons ATGGCGAATCGCCCTAAGCTCACCCGAATACCGAGCATGAGGGATCGCGTGGAGGACACTCTCTCCGCTCACCGCAACGAAATCGTGGCGCTCCTTTCCAG GTATGTGGCTCAAGGAAAAGGGATACTGCAACCGCATGACCTGCTCGACGAGCTTGAGAAGCTGATCACTGATGACGAAGCGAGGCTGGCGCTCAGCGAAGGTCCTTTTGGTGAAGTCCTCAAGTCAGCACAG GAAGCCATTATTCACCCTCCATTTGTGGCTCTAGCAGTTCGTCCAAGACCAGGTGTATGGGAATTTGTTCGTGTTAACGTAAATGAGCTCAGTGTGGAACAATTGAGTGTTTCTGAATATCTTAGCTTTAAAGAAGAACTTGTAGATGGGAG GTCCAATGACAGATATGTTCTTGAGCTCGATTTTGAGCCATTCAACGCTAATTTTCCTCGTCCAACCCGGTCATCATCCATTGGGAATGGTGTTCAATTCCTCAACCGCCACCTTTCTTCAATTATGTTCCGTAACAAAGAATCTTTGGAGCCATTAGTGGATTTCCTTAGAGCACATACATATAAAGGGCAT GCGCTGATGTTGAATGATCGGATACAGAGCATACCCAAGCTTCAGTCAGCTTTGGTTAAGGCTGAGGATAAACTTTCCAAACTTCCAACTGAGACACCCTATTCTGAGTTTGAATATGT ATTACAAGGATTGGGTTTTGAGCGAGGTTGGGGAGACACTGCAGAACATGTATTGGAGATGATGCATCTTCTCCTAGATACCCTACAGGCTCCTGATCCTTCTACCTTGGAGACATTTCTTGGGAGAGTACCTATGGTCTTTAATGTTGTCATTTTATCTCCTCATGGATACTTTGGGCAAGCAAATGTCTTAGGCTTACCTGACACTGGTGGACAG GTTGTCTATATACTGGACCAAGTGCGTGCCCTCGAGAATGAAATGATTCGTAGAATTAAGAGGCAAGGATTAAACTTCACTCCAAGAATCCTTATT GTCACCAGGCTAATTCCTGATGCCAAAGGAACTACATGCAACCAGCGGCTAGAAAGAGTCACTGGAACAGAGCATAGCCATATTTTGCGAGTTCCTTTTAGATCAGAGAATGGAATTCTTCGTAAATGGATCTCAAGGTTTGATGTATGGCCTTATTTGGAGACCTTTGCTGAG GATGTTGCAGGTGAAATTACTGCCGAGTTACAGGGACATCCAGATTTTATTATTGGAAATTACAGTGATGGAAATCTCGTCGCCTCGTTGTTGGCTTATAAAATGGGAGTTACCCAG TGCACCATTGCGCATGCTTTGGAGAAAACAAAATATCCGGATTCAGATATCTACTGGAAAAAATACGATGAGAAATATCACTTCTCCTGTCAATTCACTGCTGACCTTATAGCCATGAACAATGCAGATTTTATAATCACCAGCACATACCAAGAGATTGCGGGAAC GAAGAATACTGTTGGACAATATGAGAGTCACAGCTCTTTCACTCTTCCGGGGCTGTACCGTGTTGTTCATGGCATTAATGTTTTTGATCCAAAGTTCAATATAGTGTCTCCTGGAGCGGATATGAGCATTTATTTCCCTTACTTTGATAAGGAAAAGAGACTTACATCCCTCCATGGTTCCATTGAGAAGTTGCTTTTTGATCCTGAGCAGAATGATGAGCACAT TGGTCTTCTGAATGATCCATCAAAGCCCATCTTATTTTCCATGGCAAGGCTGGACCACGTGAAAAACCTGACTGGGTTGGTTGAGTCCTATGCTAAGAATGCCAAACTAAGGGAACTGGTAAACCTTGTTTTGGTTGCTGGTTATAATGATGTGAAGAAGTCAAACGATAGAGAAGAGATTGTAGAGATTGAAAAGTTGCATGCTCTCATTAAGGAGTACAACTTGAATGGTCAGTTTCGATGGTTATCTTCCCAAACTAATCGAGCACGTAATGGTGAGCTATATCGTTATGTTGCAGATAATGGAGGTGCTTTTGTTCAG CCTGCACTTTATGAAGCCTTTGGACTCACAGTTGTGGAGGCCATGACTTGTGGCCTTCCAACATTTGCCACAATCCATGGTGGTCCTGCAGAAATTATCGAGCATGGCATATCTGGATTTCATATCGACCCTTATCACTCCGAACAGATGGCTGCTCTTATGGCCGATTTCTTTCAACGTAGCAAGGATGATCCTAGCCACTGGAAGAGAATATCAGATGGAGGCCTGAAAAGAATTTATGAAAG GTACACATGGAACATTTATTCTGAAAGGCTAATGACACTGACCGGTGTTTACGGTTTCTGGAAGTATGTCTCAAAGCTTGAAAGGCTTGAGACCAGGCGATATCTCGAGATGTTCTACATTCTGCAGTTCCGTGATTTG GTTAAAACTGTTCCTCGTGCAGTAGATGATCCACATTAA
- the LOC101291794 gene encoding exopolygalacturonase clone GBGE184-like has product MSMGLRSPNTVIARRLDAIILVGLVFLSCMSDGASRGHLFGAGALRRSLTDTTNRKVFDVTAFGAKPESGKGRQMKELPGGGDPTKPQPDDGGDGDDNDTGMAFIKTWVAACRGEYKGPAKVVVPKGTFLIGPVVFQGPCTSSKEPIMVEIQGEVKATTDLSDYTSPEWITFENVDGLIVTGDGVMNGQGEKTWNGNGCDKDDCPHAPSNMKFIKVKNALIEKITSLNSKYFHYHITVSSRVTIDSVHITAPGESPNTDGCHISDSDNVKVINSIIGTGDDCVSIGKGARQITVNNVTCGPGHGISVGSLGKYKNEQPVVGVTVTNCKLVNTTNGARIKTWANNYGGDASGITFDNLVMEHVKAPIVIDQSYGTKKDPKNPNAGKQSLYKLHDIHFRNIKGTSSQNVAMSLACSATKPCEGVELSEIDISYGGASNSKKTDIASECYNAKVTTKGKINPAAPACK; this is encoded by the exons ATGTCTATGGGACTGAGATCGCCGAACACGGTCATCGCAAGGAGATTAGATGCTATTATTCTCGTAGGCTTAGTTTTTCTTTCTTGCATGTCCGATGGTGCATCCCGTGGACATCTTTTTGGGGCTGGTGCACTACGTCGGAGCCTCACTGATACTACGAACCGAAAAGTATTTGACGTCACAGCCTTCGGTGCTAAGCCTGAATCCGGAAAAGGTCGACAAATGAAAGAGCTTCCTGGCGGTGGAGATCCAACTAAACCACAACCTGATGATGGCGGCGACGGGGATGACAATGATACTGGAATG GCATTCATTAAGACGTGGGTGGCCGCATGCAGAGGAGAGTACAAGGGTCCAGCAAAGGTTGTTGTTCCAAAGGGCACATTTTTGATTGGACCTGTGGTGTTCCAAGGCCCTTGCACCAGCTCCAAGGAGCCAATCATGGTGGAAATTCAGGGAGAGGTGAAAGCCACCACCGATTTGAGTGATTACACCTCTCCTGAATGGATCACGTTCGAAAATGTTGACGGTCTGATCGTCACGGGCGACGGAGTTATGAATGGTCAAGGCGAGAAAACATGGAACGGAAATGGCTGCGATAAGGACGACTGCCCCCATGCCCCATCC AACATGAAATTCATCAAGGTTAAGAATGCACTTATAGAGAAGATCACATCCTTGAACAGCAAGTACTTCCATTACCACATCACCGTCTCCAGCAGAGTTACCATAGACAGTGTGCACATCACTGCTCCCGGCGAAAGCCCTAACACCGACGGCTGCCACATCAGTGATTCCGACAATGTTAAAGTGATCAACAGCATCATTGGAACCGGAGACGACTGCGTTTCCATCGGCAAGGGTGCCCGCCAAATCACCGTCAACAACGTTACTTGCGGCCCTGGCCATGGCATCAG TGTTGGAAGTCTTGGAAAATACAAGAACGAACAACCCGTGGTTGGTGTTACTGTGACCAACTGCAAACTGGTGAACACAACCAACGGCGCCAGAATCAAAACTTGGGCCAACAACTACGGAGGAGACGCAAGCGGAATTACATTCGATAACCTCGTCATGGAGCATGTGAAAGCCCCAATCGTCATCGATCAAAGCTATGGAACCAAGAAAGATCCG AAAAACCCTAACGCCGGAAAGCAATCCCTGTATAAGCTCCATGATATTCACTTCAGAAACATTAAGGGCACCTCGTCGCAAAACGTTGCCATGTCACTGGCATGCAGCGCTACAAAACCTTGTGAGGGGGTTGAGTTGAGCGAGATCGACATTTCCTACGGAGGCGCCAGCAACTCCAAAAAGACGGACATTGCATCGGAATGTTACAACGCAAAGGTTACAACTAAGGGCAAAATAAATCCAGCAGCACCAGCTTGCAAATAA